The Nymphaea colorata isolate Beijing-Zhang1983 chromosome 7, ASM883128v2, whole genome shotgun sequence DNA window GTTTGTTGAGAAATGGCAGCAGACGAGAGGTGAGGTTGGGTGATGTTGATgcgagaagaagaagccaacgttttttttttcataattttttttttacccctTAGGGTGAGAtggaattttcaaaaaacagttTCCGAAAACCGAACCAATGGTAAGTTTTTTTCATCCCACGTTTGAtgggcaaaaagaaaattttaaaagtttgaattttatttctagtGCTACAGGATATTTCCTGCCCATTAAACGGCCCTTAAGTGGCAAGCAGTTTCTGCTCCCACCAGGGAGGATAAGGAACATTCACCAGGAATGAgacttcaattaaaaaaaattaactatgGTGCTAGAGTTTTCACTTGCATTTCTGTGGATGCCAGTTAAAAAAGTTAACTATGGTTTTAGTGGTAATATAGCGCCAGAGAATACCCTCATTTCTGATACTAAAGGAAAGCACCATGTTAGACCTATTGTGACGCTTATATTGTGCCGCTTAACCTTTTGTCTCTGGtggtgattttctttttgaagcccatgattaatacaaaCTGAGTTACATAAATGAGCATAGGTCGAGGGTGAACCCTACTATCAACATGTGCATTTACTTGCATGCTCAAACATTTGTACATGCATGTACTtaagataaaaaatataaaataataaataagtatgaaataatatttatgagatgaCAATAAGACTAAGAACACATATCCTTTTACTAGAACACATTTATTTGTTCCAATTTCACATATAAAGTTTGAGAACAGAATTGAGAAAATTgccaaataaaaaatggtgcGCCCCTTCTAAcatgagttctctctctctcaacaaagATCTTATCTTAAAACATATCTACTCAGTAGACTAGTCAGTTGATAAGTTTTAAAACGTGCGGGTAGTTAACATATCAAGATGGCATAAACATAACGTAattagagatatatatatatttatctaaaacaacTCCCAGTCTAACAACTAAGAAGCCAATCTAAGACTCAGTTACGCCTGCAATTTAGAGAGATACATATTCAACTACCGGTCTAAACTGCATCAACATTTAATCCACTCAGCTAGGAGAGCTTTGGTTTGGAGATTTTAGATATACGTCCAGCTTTATATCAATCAAAAAATGCATATCTAATCAAGATAAATCAGAAGGGTAGGCGCTCCCGCTTTGATGCTTGTTGCTATCTATATCTCTTCATCTATTAGTTAAGCACTGTCCGAACTTCTGAGTTCCAATCTGCAGAAGACGTTGAGGGAGAGATGTTGAGGTCGACGATTCGCACATCGAATCGCAGTTTCGCAATGGGATCGCTGGAACCAAGATCTGAGGAGCATGGGACGGCTTCAGGAACGGTGCATTTGAAATTCCAAACGATGATCCTTTTCCAAACCAGAGGAGCTGAAGGTGGTCGTCAAGAAGGACGTTCAACGGAGACGCCGGCGCATCTTCGTCTTCTCAACTTGTTCAGAAGCTCCGTCGTCGTGGATCGGAGCAGCTTACAGACCCGAGAGGACGTGGCGCAGCACGTCGTGCGACACTTCTCCGATGTCCGGTGCGAGCGGCTGGTCGGGTGGGTCGGCCATGTTTTAGGAGAGCTGTGGGACTTCATCCAGCCGGGAGATAGCCGGACGGTGGTGGGACCCGACGAGTCTCTGGTGGTAGTGTCGACTACCACCTTGACTTATCAGGTGCTCAGGGACGAGGAGTGGGGGGTTGCCGGCGCCGATGATATGACTGACGCTTTGGAGGAGCAGTTGGTGGAGTTTTTTCTCGCGGAGACAGAGGATTTGGCTGCCGGCGATTCTCTGTTTGCTTATGAGCCGCCGCCGGCTCCTGCATCAAAGGCTTCGGTGGATGCCTTGGAGAGGAAGAAGGTCGTTGACCAGGAGGAGGAGATTTCTGAGCAGAAGATGTGCGTGGTTTGCCAGGATGAAGTTGGCAGAGGAGACTGCTTAGCTAAGATGCCTTGCTCCCACGAGTTTCATGAAGGCTGCATCTTGGCATGGCTTAAACGAGCGCATTCTTGCCCAGTCTGTCGCTTTGAGCTGCCCGTTG harbors:
- the LOC116257204 gene encoding probable E3 ubiquitin-protein ligase RHC2A, which translates into the protein MGSLEPRSEEHGTASGTVHLKFQTMILFQTRGAEGGRQEGRSTETPAHLRLLNLFRSSVVVDRSSLQTREDVAQHVVRHFSDVRCERLVGWVGHVLGELWDFIQPGDSRTVVGPDESLVVVSTTTLTYQVLRDEEWGVAGADDMTDALEEQLVEFFLAETEDLAAGDSLFAYEPPPAPASKASVDALERKKVVDQEEEISEQKMCVVCQDEVGRGDCLAKMPCSHEFHEGCILAWLKRAHSCPVCRFELPVDDDS